One stretch of Mus pahari chromosome 15, PAHARI_EIJ_v1.1, whole genome shotgun sequence DNA includes these proteins:
- the Spink6 gene encoding serine protease inhibitor Kazal-type 6 isoform X1, with product MKVAGVFLLLSLALLCFFSGAFSQGGQDKRGWITRSEGRFPGKGVLRHRLFQINCGEFRDPKVFCTRESDPLCGSDGQTYGNKCAFCKALEKSSGKINLKHRGKC from the exons ATGAAAGTAGCAGGTGtctttctgctcctctctctggctcttctctgctttttctcag GTGCCTTCAGTCAAGGAGGACAG GACAAAAGAGGCTGGATCACAAGGTCAGAGGGCCGATTTCCAGGGAAAGGTGTCTTAAGGCATCGTCTCTTTCAA ATTAATTGCGGTGAGTTCCGTGACCCCAAGGTCTTCTGCACTAGGGAATCTGACCCACTCTGTGGCTCTGATGGCCAGACATACGGGAATAAATGTGCCTTCTGCAAGGCATTGGA gAAAAGTTCTGGGAAGATCAACCTGAAACATCGTGGGAAATGTTGA
- the Spink6 gene encoding serine protease inhibitor Kazal-type 6 isoform X2, with amino-acid sequence MMRRRLHKKPSSGIQRNREGTENEGSERRGNKSLSAFSQGGQINCGEFRDPKVFCTRESDPLCGSDGQTYGNKCAFCKALEKSSGKINLKHRGKC; translated from the exons ATGATGAGAAGAAGACTACATAAGAAACCATCTTCAGGAattcaaagaaacagagaaggcaCAGAAAATGAGGGATCAGAAAGAAGAGGGAATAAGTctttaa GTGCCTTCAGTCAAGGAGGACAG ATTAATTGCGGTGAGTTCCGTGACCCCAAGGTCTTCTGCACTAGGGAATCTGACCCACTCTGTGGCTCTGATGGCCAGACATACGGGAATAAATGTGCCTTCTGCAAGGCATTGGA gAAAAGTTCTGGGAAGATCAACCTGAAACATCGTGGGAAATGTTGA